A window of Argopecten irradians isolate NY chromosome 1, Ai_NY, whole genome shotgun sequence contains these coding sequences:
- the LOC138331502 gene encoding ciliary microtubule associated protein 1A-like: MAYRTTHPRGPIAATFSSPGPVYGLPGLVGQKSHDPRSVHVMKPAHTFGHRVGRNQKDRSPGPSKYYPNPKLYRTGIDGIPKYSISGRHPSKSKHGSPGPGAYNPEKSNRNPRNAFSFGGRHRSRQSGRTPGPNCYKVPGGIGKTVQSGKRQAPMYSLGTRRALTASHGKSPGPGTYGVIKSEIYNPRPPAYSIRPRCGSIQDKSRNPGPAAYQPNRQSRGSGCSFGMKHSNYTTLMIAG; this comes from the coding sequence ATGGCGTACCGTACTACCCACCCTCGGGGACCTATAGCAGCAACATTTTCCAGTCCCGGGCCTGTTTATGGATTACCTGGACTTGTGGGTCAGAAATCTCACGACCCCCGGAGTGTTCATGTGATGAAACCCGCCCACACTTTTGGACATCGTGTGGGTCGGAATCAAAAGGACCGTAGTCCTGGGCCAAGCAAATACTATCCAAATCCTAAACTATACCGGACTGGAATCGACGGCATTCCCAAGTATTCTATAAGTGGAAGACATCCTTCAAAGTCGAAACATGGAAGCCCTGGACCAGGGGCGTACAATCCAGAAAAATCCAATAGGAATCCAAGGAACGCCTTCAGTTTTGGAGGTCGCCATCGGAGCCGACAATCTGGCCGTACCCCGGGACCAAATTGCTACAAAGTTCCCGGTGGGATCGGAAAAACTGTGCAGAGTGGCAAGAGACAGGCTCCAATGTATAGTCTGGGTACCAGGCGTGCACTAACAGCTAGCCACGGTAAATCCCCAGGCCCCGGGACATATGGGGTCATTAAGTCTGAAATATATAACCCAAGACCTCCGGCATACAGCATCCGACCTAGGTGTGGGAGTATACAGGACAAGTCTCGGAACCCTGGTCCCGCGGCCTACCAACCCAATAGACAATCCCGAGGGTCGGGATGCAGTTTTGGTATGAAGCATTCAAACTACACAACTCTGATGATAGCAGGTTAA